The genome window TGGCCATCTATGCTGTATCAGCTCGATTTGCAAGCCCGGACGTCCTCGGAGGCCTGGCGTCGTCCAAATCATTTGCTCAGTTTGCCATGAGCCTCAATCAAGGCTCTGATCTCACCATGGATGAACTCAAGGCATCTCTCCTGCTCTATGTTTACGAAATGTCCGAGACTGTGAGATGGGATACAGTGGCGGAAATCGCGAGGATCACCCGCATGGCAGAACTCTACTATGCTCTTCACTTCGATAGTAGACCCGGCGAGCCGAGTAAGGCCAGTACCTTTGACGACGGGATGAGCTTGCGGAGCCAAGAGAGGGAAATCAGCTCAGgtcttgctgctgaggaaTGGAACAGCGTATGGTGGTGCATCTACTCGCTTGACACGAGCTGCAGTGCTGTTGCGTAGGCACAACCCAGGGATCCAATCCCACCGTATTCAAGACTTCTATGCTAAGTTCCAAGGCAACAGATCATTCTCCAATCCCATTACCGACAACCTACAAGCAAAGATGGCACTGCCGGCAACATCGGTTTCCGAGTTCACGAATCCATCCCTCTGTGACCAAGAATCATCTGAAGATGGGTCACAGTTTATGATTCCCTCAGCCGGGGCGAAGCACTGGGAGACCATGAGCATGATATTCTCCAAGGCTTCGTGCCGCAATCGGAACCTATATTTCGGTACATGTTCACTGATGCGAGCAGTTACCGACCTCCGATCTCTCATGGTACGGAGCGGTGGCCGTGACATACAGAAGCGGCTACACGAGCTCGAGAGCGACTGCACAGCAACGTCTTTTGCACTCCCTCCGTGGTTTTTCAATGCAACCCGTAACTTTGGCGTTGCCGAAACAGACGAGGAGCATCAGCGTCGGCTAGACGTGCTTCTTGTTTGGTCAGGGTGAGACAAGCGGTTGCCCGCCTGCGCACATGACACAGCACTGATTTTAACAGGGCAAACGTGTTGCTGTCCATTTGTGCGGCAAAGATCAGTACCCAGAGTGCTTGCTCGGAGCTCCAAGTCTCATGGCTCACAATCCTATCCAAGGCGAAAGAGACGGTCCGGATAATTCAGAACTGGAAGCCTGGTTATTTCAAAGCCATAGATCCCATGTGCTCGTACCTGATACTCCTTTCCGCATCCGTCCTCGCTTTTGACGGCGAGCTGGGCTCTACAAACACATCGACAACATCTCAGTCGAGTGAACACCTCGACCTTTTTCAGTTGTTCCTGAATCAGATGGGAATCAACTGGCCAGTAGGTGAGTGACAATGGGCTCGCAGACATGCCAACTTTTGACGACTAACTCCCAAATTCTGCTGCAGCATGCCGTCTGGCAAGTACGTCATCTTCAAAGCcatatataaaagaaaacTTAGAAAGTTAACATGGCTACTACCAGATACTTTGAAGTTATTGCGGGCCAAATTGTCGAGGCAGAAGCCAGTACACGAAGACGCCATCAATTACCTCATCGACCTCACCAGCCCCCTAAATGGAACCCTCATATGTCCTGACAAGAATGTTGTCGATAAGCAATCGCCGCTCGCAGAGGAAGCCTCGTCATTCCTCTTTCCAGCGTTCACTGCCTCTGCTGCCCCAGAGGACTTGACCGCGCATTCCAACGGAAGGTCGCCAAACAATGTTGACTACCAACTTCAGAACTATCAGTGGCTCGACGAGTTTGACTTTGCAAGGTTGGACGACGTTACTGCGGGAATGGATCCGCAGATATGTTTCGAGCAGTTCTGAGTAAGGTACCCATTGGCTCGAGCCGCGGGGGGGCTAACTAAGTAAACTTAaactataagatatatataaaaggctAGGATAAGAGgaattaataagataagaaataataaacttaaaaatTACTagaaaagaggaaataaaataactaataaatatttaaaaattatattaatataataataacttaaagaaaataaacttttaatttaaaatattactaataagttattaaatatttattttaagtataaaaaaagtaatatatataaaatttattaataattaaaaagaatatattataaataaaataatgtattttttatatttatttacttaattttaatttaaattttaataattatttcaaaaattattttacttatattttaaaataagtatttactttaaaaagatataatatttggtatttttaatatttttattaatagccttatatatagctattaggctttaaattattatataaatagttaaataataAGGTCTTAATAATTTTTAAAGTAAggtaatataaaaaagttaaaataaattaaaaaaaaaagctttTTTAACTAGGCTATATATTACTAAGTCtaggttataattaaaatagctaattaGAAAATATCAATATAATAAAACCTTACTTATAAAGAGGTAATAAAgatttaaattatattaaatttttaaaatacttagataagttttatttaattaatatataaatttaagtaaaaaaaagaattatttataatatataaattaaatatttttaaataattattacttataaataagtagCTTTAAAGCTAaagtaatttaaatataGAGTTtctaattatttattaaatttaaagtTATATTCTAAGAAGGTGCTTTAAATTCCCCCCTTTTTAGCAACCTTTCTACTCCTTTACTGCTTAAGTTAACATCTTAAGGGCTGCATTTAATTGCAACCCCAGCTGCTTCGGGCTTCGGGCTTGTGAAAACACAATGAGATCCGGACGGATTAGTGCATAGCGGGTTGCAGGTTGGAACCGATCCCGGAAAGCAGAAGGGTTATAATGTGGCATCAGTGGCTGGGCCATGATCCTCACGGTGTCTTCCTCAGTGCCGAGAAAGAATTTGTTAGTCTCCAAATGCGATAGCAATTCGGTGCCATCGTTAAAAGTACCCTCGCATAGTTCAATAATATCTTCCGAGAGAAGGTACGGCGGCAGGCCCGCTTCATCGAGTATTTCCTTAATACCCACGGCCTCCTCTTTGTCGGGGTGACGCAAAAGGAGAAGGGTAAGCACGCCACTTTGCTTCCAGATGACCTCATCAGATAGCTGAGTGACGCCAGTGATGGTATTAAGGCACACCTGGGCCGTCTTGACACCTCCCCCTTCCTTCTCCAAAAAGAAGCCGCTGTCCACTCCACGGTGACCATCACTTTCGTCAAAGGTCAATCGTAGCAGCCTGTCTCGGACAAAGGGTACAAGGTCTAGCACTCCGCCAATGACTTTGAGGAGGCCCACGAGGGAAGTAGACTTGCTTAGGAGTATGTTGCCGCTCCTCGCCGTGACGATGCTAGAGACGTCCACACCTTTACGCCGCTCTCGTGACCATCCCTCAAGCAGGACGTCGCGATGTTCTGGTGTAGAGAAACACGAATGGGGGCCAAAGAGGAGTGCGAGCCTCCATGACAAGCCCAGCGCGTCCCGTATACCGCTCGCTATCCCCTGGGCGCCGAAAGGGGGGAACACATGGGCCGCGTCACCTATAAGTGAGATGTTGCCGTGAAACCACCGATTCACGACTTTTTGTGAGAAACTGAACTCGGATAGTAGAAATTAGCAAGTTTCAACTAAATGGAAGCGACAAGACGAAAAACACAGGGTATGAGATAGCATTGGGACTTACCTGGCTGGTGCACAACGCAAGACCTCCACGCAGTCCCATGGGAAGGACACCGGTTCGTCTAGTTTCATACCCTTGCGACTTTTTACCAACTCATTAGCTAActatcatctcatctctttgTGTAGGAAGACTACCTGAATAGGTGTCCTGGAATGGTTATATGTGGCATTATCTGCATTTTCAGATGCTCTTCAAAGTCGTCGGGCATGTAACTCGGGGGCAACTCGTATTCGAACCTAAAATGTATAATGAGAACTACTAGATCCTCTTTAACAGCTCGCAACTTTTAAACTAATACCTCCAGTATTTCTGATTTCTCGGCCCGAATCGACCTGCTGCAATAGGCATCTTAGCGTGGGTGCAGAAACTAATCAGAGCATAGTCAGTTATCGAGCGCAGCCAAGTCAGGAGAAACGTTGATGAATCCTATAGCTTACTGGAATCCCCCAGGCCAGAAGATATCCCACAACTCTTCGGGTTGGTATCCGAGTTTCCACGGCGGAAAGGAAGGGTGCGAAGTGGGTGTTGGGAGAGTGATGCGCAGGTTGGCTGCAATCCAAGTCGCGTCGTACTGATACCTAGGACACTGTTAGGTCTCGGAACTGTCACTGTCGCAGAAATGAGGTTTGGCCATCATACAGTCCCGGAAGCTGCTTTATTCCTTTGGCCTCCAGATATCCCTTGCGGACGTATCCACGTTTGCCATCTGCGCCAACAAGATGCTTGCCGTGAATGTCTATCGTCTCGCCGTCCTCTCGTTGGTAGGTCGCCTGGACGCCACCATCCACTTCGCGAATCCCTGTCACGGTGCAGTTCAGCCTCAGCTCGGCGTACTCGGACGCCTGTATCGAGCGGCGGAATTTCTTCTCTGGAGCTGAGGTCAACCTTTACATAGCTCATCGTCCAGGGCATAGATGTCATGTTCTCACCTAGCTCGGGCTGCAATAAGACAAACCCCGGCGGCAATGCCTGCTCAAGCCAGTCGCGTTCATGCTCGATGCTGGCAAAAGGTTTGGAGGTGAAAGTGTTCTGGTGGAAGTGGATACAGGTCATGACTGCAGTCCAACGCAAGGGTTAGCAGGATATCTGATGCGACTTGTGTACCAGATTTTGACTAACCCTGTCCTATCTCTTCCATTAAGGATCGGTTGACGCCGAGCAGGTTGACGATGCGCTGGGAATCACCAGCCATGGCGATCGCTCGCGGGTCGGTACATATCTCATagttcttctccaacacGATACACTTGTTTCCGTTAGCGCGACGCGATGTTAAAAGATAAGAGTGAAACTTACTTTGATTTTGCGAGAGGCTAAGGCGATGGCCAGGGCAAGACCAGATGGACCTGCTCCAACAATGATGACGTCAGTATTCTCCATTTTGGATTCCTTGATGATCAAAGTAAGCTGCCAAAGCTTATCAGAGTGTGCATGTGTCGTGCCAGCGCTTGCCCAGAGTTTCTTCTTGTATTAAGTATCAGTGAAAATCCATTAGACGCCACACTACAACTCCTACTCTTGCATCACCGAGATTCATGGGTGATAGTCGGCGGGATTTCTCCGAACGGAGAGACTAGTATATGCCGGCCGTATAGGGTACAAGACCCACAGATAATGCTCCCGGAGAAACCTAAGAAGCAATTTCCGCAAGATTCACCTGAGAAGCCCCGCACCGGCCGGAGGAACTCCCCTGTCTAGTGGCATCGCTTTAGTCCCCTGCTGATTGCCGAGGCATTGAATGGGGAGTGACTGTGTTAGCCGTGTCAATGACCAATTAACCAAAGTTCTGTGTTATAAGTGAGTGAGTATGAAACGTTGGAGGTGGTCCAGTGTTTGATTCACATTAGAATTGCAAACACTTTGGCTCTTTTCTTACAGGTCTTGACTACCAACCAAGATGGCAACCTGGGCTCATTCAAGCCCTCAACTGACAAAGCTGGAGGCCTTCAAAAGACATGTCAACCTGAAGCACAATCTGGCCCTCGCCGACTATGAGCAATTACACAAGTGGTCTGTGAATGAGACCGAGTTATTCTACCAGGAAATATGGGACTTCTGTGGCGTCGTGTACTCAGCGCCTCCTAGTCGAGCTGTCAGTGATAGCTCCCGCATGTGGCCGCGACCAGAGTGGTACTCCGGAGCCCGGCTAAACTTCACCGAGAACGTGCTCGCCGTGGGTCTGGCAGCACATCCCGACAAGATCGCCGTGTCGGCTTGTCGCGAGGCGGGCACGCAGTGGAAGCATCTGACGTGGAAGCAGCTGGAGCGTGAGATAGCTCGGTACACGAGCGCGCTGAGAATTGCTCATGTCAAGGCGATGGATCGCGTGGCAGGTATAATAGCACCCCTTCTTGTGTGATATCTTGAAGTCAGTGCCACTGACTTTTACGCAGCTGTTATGACAAACTCTCTAGAGGCGGTGTTGATTCTGCTCGCCTGTGCCAGCATCGgcgccatcttctcttcaacttcaccCGAGATGGGGGTGAATGGGATTGTCGAGAGGTATCTTCAGTCTCAGCCCAAGGTCCTGTTCCTCGAATCCCGTGTCCTCTACGGCGGCAGGTCACGAGACCTCCGCAAGAAGCTGGCAACTGTCGTTGAAAGACTGAAGCATCAAGGCACTGGACTCCAGCAGGTCGTCGTCAGCGGCCCAGCTTGGGAAGATGACACTGTGTGAGTGCTGGCTTCCTGAGGAGTCCACAGCAGGTTGCTGATTAGAGCCAGAATCTCCCTCAACGAGTTCCTCGACGTCCCGCTAGAGTCCCTGCAGTTCTTACAGGTTCCATTTGACCATCCCGTCTATATCTTGTATTCGTCAGTATCGGCCAGGAGGCTCCTTGGTGACCTAAAAAGAAACTAACTGGTCAGCAGGTCCGGAACGACTGGCCAGCCAAAATGTACGAAGCAAGGATTCCTTTGTCAGCCAACCAATAGCACATATCTCTTAGCTCTGGAGATGGGGGTCTTTGACTAATTGTGGCTTAGGCATATGTCACTCCGGAGGCGGTGCGCTTCTAAAGCATAAGATGGATATGGCGTTGGCCATGGACCTTGGCATCGACTCAATATACTATCAGTATACAAGCGTGAGCTGCCCGACTCGTCTCTGACCGCGCATCCGCTGACAAGATCTCATAGACTGGGTGGATGATGTGGAATATGCTCGTGGGAGCTCTCAGCGTTGGTTGCAAGATTATTCTTTACGACGGGAGCCCGCTCCATCCGAGACCGTCTTACCAATTAAGGTTTCTAGAAGAACAAGGGTAAGTTGTCGCATATGATGGACCAAGGTTCACCCTTGTTACCAGAGGCTGACTATGGCGCCGACATCAGCGTCACACATTGGGGCACGAGTCCAAAATTCCTCGGGACGCTCATGAGAGACCTTAACGGTCCGCTACCGTCGCTGGCAGCCTTACAGACAGTGCTCGTGTCTGGCTCGGCGCTTTCCGAGGAACTCTGTGACTGGTTCTACACAGTCTTTCCGAAAGAAGTCGGTCTCCATAATGGTTCGGGAGGGACGGACATGCTTGGAGGCAGTAAGTGATCTTGACATGAGTCGAAGCGGCGGGGTTGCATCAAGCTGATCGGTCTTTGGCAGTTATTGGCGGCAATAATCTCATTCGGATACATGGTAACGAACTTGCGGCTGCAGCTCTGGGCATGAAGGTAGAGATCTGGGACGAGAACGGCAACAATATCGATGACTCCGGACAGAAAGGGGAGCTAGTCATCACGAAACCGTTCCCGAGTATGCCGGTGACGTTCTGGGGGGAAGGAGGAGATGAAAAGTACCGAAATGCGTACTTTGACACCTTTCCTAATGTCTGGTGCCATGGAGACTTTGTCAGCAGggatatcaagaccaagggCTACCTAGTCCATGGTCGCAGCGACGGTGTCCTCAACCCTGGCGGTGAGAGTTCCTCCCTATGTTTATATTTGACGCGACAAAACTGACCGCTTTCAAGGAGTTCGGTTTGGCACTGCCGAGATATACAACGTGGTCAGCAGATTCGCCGAGGTGGATGACAGCATCGCCGTAGGCCAGCGGCGACCCCAGGATCAAGACGAGCAGGTTCTACTGTTCATCAAGATGAGGGATGGCATAAATTTCGATGAGGCGCTAGAGTTAAAGATCCGCGATGCCATAAAGACGTTGTTGAGTCCGAGGCATGTCCCAGCGTATATCCTTCACGTCAGGGACATCCCGTACACCATGAGCGGTAAGAAGGTGGAGAAGGCCGTCAAGAGCGTCGTGATAGGGGAAAGAGTGCAGAATGCTGGCGCAATAAGTAATGCAGAGTGTTTAAAGGAATATGAGAAGTATATAAGCCTGCTAGATATAAAATGGGCTGCTAAgctataaaattaaaatttatattttataattaaattatatatgTAGACttaaaaagtatattatgaaaaatattttaaataatattatactttaataaatacttatttattatattatgttattatatattataataataagtaagtatattaaataaataagcaTATTAAAAATccttattacttattataaaaataaattagctaatttactatttctttatataagaaattaatataatattattatattatatgTTAATTTACTCTTAGTTTAAATTActacttttttattaatttttttaaatttatttttatatataagattaattagttatatattatattatatatatttaattaataaaggttagTTTAActcttattaattaacttatataaaagtaaagctaatttctttataaaaccctgcctttatcttatatttatcttagaatattatatataaactcctTATCCTAGTTATACTCTTATAGTTTAAAACTATAATTAGgctattattaatttaaaagtaactccctcttaataataataacccttttagatatattaaaaagctattttttatatataattaagttcAGACCTTTAAAGGCAGTAAGAAAGGCTACTTAATctaactaaaggtaataaccttcTTTTAGGCCTCTTTATAAGTCCCTAAGATCTAATAGCTTAGAATTAACTTAgtttaaaattaaataaattaatataatatctttaatttatataattaattaattaaattaggttataattaaaaataattattttaataagaaactttttttaataataattattattatataaatgtctttaatcttttttttataattatatttaagacaggcctaatagctaaattaaggttatagctagttatataatagatttaatcatatagctataggctattttatataggcattaaggtaatataatttttttaattttttttttaagtttataagttagccttaaaaggtatatttaagtatctttaaagtttaatataatttaaatatttattaccccttAGTAGGCAAAGCTTAgttaagttaatattattataattagctgccttaattatagcctaaacctagctatatataacctagctagagagccttacttactttttagctggccctaatcttcttcttataacctactttaaaggctacTTTTTCACTGACCCTTATAgtatacttaaattatttattatacttctactTCTAGGTTAGCCAGAGGCTAAGTAGTAAAGactatattataaacttattagtaagtaatttaatctaaataccttttaattataactactaatagtattatagctaccttattataatactctaAAGAAGCCTATAGACACCTAGGCCTAATAAGCCCTATTTAATAGaagactataatataatttaaataattaaaagagCTCTCTTAAGTACTAAGCagagtaattataataagctttatataataattactaaaattaaAGTAGCCTAGATagttaaagataatattagctatattaagcTAGCCTTTTTTAGCTATAAGGTCCTCTAgcttatataactatatcTTTATATCCCTTAGATTAATAAGGCCTTCCTTAATACTAAAATAGAGAGCCTTAAGGCTCTTAGGTAGGTACTAAATAGAGGCTACTTATAGAGGAGGCAGAATAAGTTTTTAAAGAAACTTTATTTAggcagcttatataatatatagctttataatattaggaagTAGGCAATAGagatattacttttattaaaggagattaataacttataaagaCTAGGctaattatagttataaattataatataaagataagagggataatatattataatatctaagatagaagaggggtaattataaGGTTCTATAGagaaataagaagaaaacatattaagttttatataagtttaattacctaaagttaaagacctaaagttataatattaggatTAGCAGCATAAAGaggttaaataggttataagatataatatataatagacttaatcccttatttatattaataatacaCTAATGTTTAGCTAATCCATTAAGTCTATTACATGCTATATCCTGtaacctatttaaccctcCTTATGCCGCTAACGCCGATATTATAACTTcaggtctttaactttaggcaactaaacttatataaaacttaatatattttcttcctatAGAACCCTGTgattacccctcttctatctATATATTTATCCTCATCCTCTGTCTCCTCTATTAACTATCTATAGATAgtagatattatatagttGCACTCTTGTAGTCTAAGACTATAACTAGCCTAGTCTATATGTTATTAAGGTTTAGTCTTCTTTAGTACCTTCTTAGCCTGCCACCAGATAGCCTTAAGCCACTTATCATGCAAGCCGCCTAGGCAAagggccttaataaattccctttccctctAGCTTAGATTTACCCCTCTAAGTAATTTCCTTTCTAGCTTATAAAGCAGctctatcttataattaagaaagcctttattaattagctaataataaggccataagagcaggaggatcttataactaaagattactaatttaatatagctagtattatcttcttttccctAGTCTATTCTGATTTTTATTGCTATATTACGAAGCTTGCTGTAATTATCTTTCTTGATAGCTTGCTTGAttttataggttatattatgACCTTTCGTCAGATAACACCCATCGGGATCAGGTGcctgcaggcttcttctaagCATTATAACAGTGAAGCTATGATGCTATTAGCGGTTGCGATTAGAAGTCGGATCAGATCGCTTACTGTGGAAGCGCGGTGGATAATTTAAGCGTGCTGCAGGGGTCGGCGAAAGAGtggcctttaaagtaggttacAGGAAGAAAATTAGGGCCAGCTAAAGAGCAAGTAAGGCTctctagctaggttatatgcagctaggttcaggctgcaattaaggcagctaactataataatattaacttaataaagctttgcctgctaaggggtaagaaatatttaaattatattagactttggagatgcttagatatagcttttaaggctgacttataaacttaaaaaaaaaaaataatagacttaatagattagctaaatattagtatattattaatataaataagagaatataattattatattattagtaagaagGGTTAATAGCTAGGTTaggaaacttacttataagtttatatttaattacttacttagttaaggtttaattaacctttaagtagaagtataataaataaactaggTATAGTATTCCcttaggtaggataaaggaagaagggtaacctaactgctaagaggtaattaatattaatactgcctagttaaggtagtaattatactattaaggtaaataaatattatataattttagattttGAAATAATGGCCTActataggggtcttattagttaagcctttataaaaaaattaaaaacctttatagccttatataaggctaatagtaagaaaaaaaaataagataggtaaatattaattaaatataaaaagtaaggtatcttatttatatatattaaaatacattaggttataataaaaggttaaagattaattaattaaatagatatCAATATATAGGTAGTAGctaaattaataagaagtaataatttaggaaatttaatatacttaagtgaaaggtattataaaagatataataagattaaatataatataaagacttattaGGTAGTAATTAAGGCATCTAGGGAAGAGTATagtaagtagttttaattaatgaaatagtttattatatttttatattagtttCTATCTAGAATGCTAAGAAAAGTATAATTCTTACTTATctataatacttacttattatttatattagtcTAAACTAGCcctttttaaaatatattaatactactacTCTATGTAAAACACAGATCTGGGTCAGTAACACAAGGCATTTAGATCAAGATGCAGAGTTTGCCATGTTTAC of Fusarium oxysporum Fo47 chromosome I, complete sequence contains these proteins:
- a CDS encoding uncharacterized protein (expressed protein) translates to MAIYAVSARFASPDVLGGLASSKSFAQFAMSLNQGSDLTMDELKASLLLYVYEMSETVRWDTVAEIARITRMAELYYALHFDSRPGEPSKASTFDDGMSLRSQEREISSGLAAEEWNSVWWCIYSLDTSCSAVASFSNPITDNLQAKMALPATSVSEFTNPSLCDQESSEDGSQFMIPSAGAKHWETMSMIFSKASCRNRNLYFGTCSLMRAVTDLRSLMVRSGGRDIQKRLHELESDCTATSFALPPWFFNATRNFGVAETDEEHQRRLDVLLVWSGANVLLSICAAKISTQSACSELQVSWLTILSKAKETVRIIQNWKPGYFKAIDPMCSYLILLSASVLAFDGELGSTNTSTTSQSSEHLDLFQLFLNQMGINWPVACRLANTLKLLRAKLSRQKPVHEDAINYLIDLTSPLNGTLICPDKNVVDKQSPLAEEASSFLFPAFTASAAPEDLTAHSNGRSPNNVDYQLQNYQWLDEFDFARLDDVTAGMDPQICFEQF